The DNA window GCGGCTGCTGCTGACTGGGCTGCCGCTGCTGGTAGTGCTGCGTGCCTTGATCCAAAGGCGGCTTTCAGACCATGTCAATCCGCGCTTGCTCGATATGTTCAGTTGGCGGATTGCAATGGGGACCACGGGCCTCCTACTACTGGCCGGTTTCACCCTCAGCGCACTATGGCGCGGCCAGCCGGACTACTCGACTATCCAGCTAGGTGAGGCGATATGGCGGGCGATCGCCGAACCCGAGGCCAAGAGCGATGCACTGCTCGGGCTGCTCCAGCTCGGTGCTGCCAAGGATGCCTTCGGCACCTGGCTCGGCCAGCGGCTGATCCCAAGTCTCGGCGCGCCATGGTTCCAGTTCGCCGGCTGGAGTTTATTGTTCGCCGCCAACGGGCTGTTCATTTGGGCCTGGATGAACTTATGTAGCGGACTGCTAGGGCTGGTCGGAGAGCGCCGAATCCCCACCCTGGAGACGGCGCAATGACCCGCCTTGACATCTGGCTGGGTCTGCCGATGGTTCTGCTCGGGCTCGCGCTCGGCTGGCTCGCGATCGACCAGCGTGCCAGCTGGCATGCCTTGTTTGCCCTCTCACCGCCGGTCGTGATCGAGTTCGCGGGCACCCGCCATCGCCTGCCCACAGACCAACTCACAGAGCTTGCCGAGTTCTCCAGCGAGCACTTCGCTGCCGCCGATTCGGCCAGCCAGCAGCGTATCCGCACAGCACTCGATGCCGAGCTCGACGCCCTATTCCTCGACCTCGATGCCCGGCTCCCCGGGTTCGCCGACTGGTACTACTCGATGACCGCCGAGTACTCTCGGCTGTTTTTCGGGATAATCGACCAACTCAGGCTCAGTGACAGCGATTATCTCGCAGGACAGGTGCAGCAGCGTATTTTCGACGACGCAAGGTTCGTTCAACGCCTCGAAGCCCTACAACTCAATGTCTTCACCCAACTCGACACCGAAAGCCGCACCGCCACCGAAAGCTGGGCTATCGCGCTAATCAGTCGACTCGACACCTATCCCAAGGCTTATCCCATCCCAGGTTTCGAAAATGCAGACCTTACGATCGATCTCGACGCCACCCTACAACGGCTCATCGGCCTCGACGACCCGCGCTTCGACCAACGCATCCTCTTCAGCGCGGTCGCGCTCTGCGCACCCAGCGGCCCAATCGCTTTGAGCTGTGGCGTCGCCATTGGGGTAGCTAGCTGGATTGCCATCGACTATGGACTGCTCAGCCTCGACGAGAAGCTGAATCGCCAGCAGCTCATTGATGATTGGCGCGCGAGCCTGAACAGCACACGTGAGGGATTACGCCAGGAACTTCACCAGCGCCTCGATACCGCCATCGGCCACCGCTTTGACGTGATCCAAGGCGAGGTTCAACGCAGCTTTGTGCCAGCGGAGCACCTGCATTCCGGGCCAGACGGACAGGGCTGACTGAGGCTCGGCCGCCCCATTTCTATACTCAGTGGTGGAATCACTATTCAGCGTATGACAGCCCATCACTCCACCGGTGGCACCCACTTGGTGGCGAAACATCTCGATGTGAACCAATACCCCTGGTCCAACGACTTCACCGAATGAAGGACTCGTTAGGGTCCATTCTTCACCCGCGAACAGCGCAGGATGCACGTAAATGAAGAGCCGGACCAGATGAACCCATAGTCCGGGGAGGCACATGAATATTGAAAGGATTCCTTAATAATTTTCCGTCTCGAAGGCCGACCCAGGCCAGGCCATTAAAATAAATGATAATATATCTCATAATCATTGATATTCACTAACCTCCATGCTAGAAACCACGGGCGGGACTCACACGGAATACAACGATACCGGCTCACGATATAACAGGGATTATTTCGGCAATGAATCACCCATCCAAGGGGTCATCTCCGCTAAATAACAAAAACCATCTAAAGGCCCGCTCAAAAAGACCTCATCACTGGATCGCTCTTTTCTCATCGAGTACCGCCATCCTCTTGTCCAGCCACGCGCTGGGGCAAGTCGCAGGCTCGAGCGAAACACTGGACACTCTCACGGTCGAGGCGGCACGGCAAAGCGCCGTGGGGCCTGATCGCACCATCGTCGCGGACAGTACCGCGACGGGCAGTAAAACCGATACCCCGCTGCTCGATCTTTCCGCCGCGGTCTCGGTGATCACCGAGCCGGAAATGAGAAAACGCAGCGTGCAGAACCTGCAGGAGATACTGGCCTATACCTCCAGCGTCTCGGTCGATGAATATGGCTCCGATGATCGCTATGACTTCTACCGCATCCGAGGCTTCAGTCAAACATCGCTCGGCACCTATCGCGATGGCCTTTCGGTACGTACGGCAAACTTCACCAGCAGCCGCGTCGAGCCCTATGGTTTGCAGCGGGTCGAGGTCCTGAAGGGCTCCACGTCGACCCTGTTCGGTCTGAACTCCCCGGGCGGCATCGTCAATACGATCACCAAGCGCCCTCAGGAGCAGAAGTTCGGCGAGGTCTATACCACACTGGGCGACGGCCACACCGAGACCGGCACCGATTTCGGCGGCCCGATCGATGCCAACAGGGAATGGACCTACCGTATCACCACCAAATGGCAGGACGGGGACAATGGCGTCGATCATGCCCGCGATGACCGCTTCTACTTCGCTCCCGCGCTCACCTGGCGGCCGAGCGATGCGACCTCGCTGACGCTGCTGGCGGGCTACAACAAGCGTAAGGGCAACACCTCCCGCAGCATCCCCTACGGCTCGGGTATCGACCCAGAAACCTTCCTGGGTGAACCCGACTTCGACAAGATGGACACCATCGAGCGCAACATCGGCTACCAGTTCGAGCATAACTTCGGCAACGGACTGACCTTCCGCCAGAACACGCGCTACACCAACCTGGATCTGCTCTACGAAACGGTCTATCCCGGCGCGGCCGATCCGTCCGAGGAGCGCACGGCCTTCGCCGTCCACGGCGAACGTAACCTTTTCACCATCGACAACCAGCTGCAGTACGACACCCAGGTCGCCGGAGTCGGCAGCCGTACCCTGGCGGGCTTCGACTATTTCAATGACGATGTGAATGAGCGCCAGTTCAACGGCACCGCCGCCGGCATCGACATCTATGATCCGAACTACTGCGGCCGGGCTTGCGTCAGCCTTGATAGCGGCAGCACTTGGAGCCAGAAGCAGATCGCCCGAGGTTTCTATCTACAGGAAGAGCTGACCTTCGCCGACCGCTGGATCCTCACCCTGGGTGGCCGATACGATGACGTCTACACCGGCGCGGATGCCTACAGCGCCAACGACTACGCCTTCACCAAGCGCGCGGGACTGACCTACCGGGTGCGCAACGACCTCTCCGTCTACGCCAATTACTCCGAATCGTTCCAGCCGCCGACCAGCCGCACCTTGATCGAGGGCAGCCCCGAACCCCAGGAAGGCACCCAGTACGAAGTCGGCATGAAATACCGCCCCGAGAACACCGACGCGATGTTCACGCTGGCCCTGTTCGACCTGACCCAGACCAACGTAACCACGAACGTGGACACCAACCTCTACCGCCAGACCGGAGAAGTGAACGTCCGCGGCATCGAGCTCGAAAGCAAGATAGCGATAAGCGATCGATTCAATCTGATCGCCTCCTACTCATACTGGGATTCAGAGATCACAAAGGACGGACTGACGGGTAACGAAGGCAACCGGCCAGGACTGGTGCCCAAGCATCTGGCTTCACTATGGGCGGACTACACCATACCCGGTGATGCCTCACGCGGAGACCTGACCCTGGGGCTGGGCACACGCTTCGTCAGCTCCTCCTATGTCGATGACGCCAACACCGGCAAAACGGGCTCCCACACGCTCGTCGACGCCCTGATCAACTACCGGATCAACCAGAACCTGGAGCTATCGCTCAACGCCACCAACCTGTTCGGCCGCGAATACATCTCCTACGTCAACGACTTCAGCAACGCCGCCTTCTACGGCGACTCACGCGCCGTACGAACGACGCTGAGATACCTCTGGTAGCCGGACCACCCACCGCCCACCC is part of the Halotalea alkalilenta genome and encodes:
- a CDS encoding TonB-dependent siderophore receptor; protein product: MSSHALGQVAGSSETLDTLTVEAARQSAVGPDRTIVADSTATGSKTDTPLLDLSAAVSVITEPEMRKRSVQNLQEILAYTSSVSVDEYGSDDRYDFYRIRGFSQTSLGTYRDGLSVRTANFTSSRVEPYGLQRVEVLKGSTSTLFGLNSPGGIVNTITKRPQEQKFGEVYTTLGDGHTETGTDFGGPIDANREWTYRITTKWQDGDNGVDHARDDRFYFAPALTWRPSDATSLTLLAGYNKRKGNTSRSIPYGSGIDPETFLGEPDFDKMDTIERNIGYQFEHNFGNGLTFRQNTRYTNLDLLYETVYPGAADPSEERTAFAVHGERNLFTIDNQLQYDTQVAGVGSRTLAGFDYFNDDVNERQFNGTAAGIDIYDPNYCGRACVSLDSGSTWSQKQIARGFYLQEELTFADRWILTLGGRYDDVYTGADAYSANDYAFTKRAGLTYRVRNDLSVYANYSESFQPPTSRTLIEGSPEPQEGTQYEVGMKYRPENTDAMFTLALFDLTQTNVTTNVDTNLYRQTGEVNVRGIELESKIAISDRFNLIASYSYWDSEITKDGLTGNEGNRPGLVPKHLASLWADYTIPGDASRGDLTLGLGTRFVSSSYVDDANTGKTGSHTLVDALINYRINQNLELSLNATNLFGREYISYVNDFSNAAFYGDSRAVRTTLRYLW